A window from Chloroflexota bacterium encodes these proteins:
- a CDS encoding YbhB/YbcL family Raf kinase inhibitor-like protein, whose product MFILTSPAIEDQGIYPDKFTMAKGQNSSPPLKWSGAPKGAKSYAVTLVDPDVPWGKFGLPGPGMVPGDLFVHWVLYDVPANVKSLPEGASPKGKIPKGAKQLDNTCLEFGKDSPFYQFRQGYLGSAPPAGDKAHRYVFTAYALSKAKLPLAPGARYTDFIAAISGNVLARSSFLVYFGVKA is encoded by the coding sequence ATGTTCATCCTCACCTCTCCCGCCATAGAAGACCAGGGCATCTACCCGGACAAGTTCACCATGGCCAAGGGCCAGAACAGCTCCCCGCCGCTCAAGTGGTCCGGCGCGCCCAAGGGCGCAAAGAGCTACGCCGTCACCCTGGTGGACCCCGATGTTCCCTGGGGCAAGTTCGGCCTCCCCGGCCCGGGCATGGTCCCGGGCGATCTCTTCGTCCACTGGGTCCTTTATGACGTCCCGGCGAACGTGAAGAGCCTCCCCGAAGGGGCAAGCCCAAAGGGAAAGATCCCCAAGGGCGCGAAGCAGCTGGACAACACCTGCCTCGAGTTCGGCAAGGACTCGCCCTTCTACCAGTTCCGCCAGGGCTACCTCGGCTCCGCGCCCCCGGCGGGCGATAAGGCCCACCGATACGTCTTCACCGCCTACGCCCTCAGCAAGGCCAAGCTCCCCCTTGCTCCCGGCGCTCGCTACACCGATTTCATCGCCGCCATCTCC